The Acidianus manzaensis genome has a window encoding:
- a CDS encoding helix-turn-helix domain-containing protein, whose translation MFKTKEKNKNTITLFYKYRIYPAPEVEQKLVKTMETEAKVYNSLLDYITEKKKQGTKITQLDTQKLLKNMKEKHKVYSKALQMINNIL comes from the coding sequence ATGTTCAAAACCAAGGAAAAGAATAAGAATACTATAACCTTATTTTATAAGTATAGAATATACCCAGCACCCGAGGTAGAACAAAAACTCGTCAAAACGATGGAAACAGAAGCAAAAGTATACAACTCGTTATTGGATTACATAACAGAAAAGAAAAAACAAGGAACAAAAATAACACAACTTGATACACAAAAATTACTCAAGAACATGAAAGAAAAACATAAAGTATACTCAAAAGCTTTACAAATGATAAACAACATACTCTGA
- the tnpA gene encoding IS200/IS605 family transposase, whose product MEKTFDNDKTIDFLKKLTYEITESFEVDVTEISIHKDHFHRVFKAKPTLNIPRYINTIKTITSREIQKNFPEVKLWKGHLWASYFLAGQVTL is encoded by the coding sequence ATGGAAAAAACATTTGACAACGATAAAACAATAGACTTCCTAAAGAAACTAACATACGAAATTACTGAATCATTTGAAGTTGACGTTACTGAAATCAGTATACATAAAGACCACTTCCATAGGGTATTCAAAGCAAAACCAACACTAAACATACCAAGATACATAAACACAATAAAAACAATAACATCAAGAGAAATACAGAAAAACTTTCCAGAAGTAAAACTCTGGAAAGGACACTTATGGGCTTCATACTTCCTAGCTGGACAAGTAACACTCTAG
- a CDS encoding cytochrome ubiquinol oxidase subunit I, with translation MDLFIFDRVLAAFTMGTHMLFTYWAISLPFFIVFAEYLGYKKNDPYYLALAKRFSTVMAVLFAVGSAAGAAIAVEFITVWYKWMFLVNEVDILPFEIEVMAFFSEVIFLSLYLYGWNKMSRNAHMVLGALVGMGSSASAVLIVLVNSWMNTPNGFNVEAYVQSGELTGINPLAALWPPAATAEVPMVLAGAWFVGFGSLVGYFSFRKIFSRHLDTQSKEYYNRGLKLASYLAALDAIFLGWAGDNAGKTLYQVQPLKLATLEGVMQTAKGAPMTVGPISIPGVLSLLSTWPPNPNALVLGYSSFVSSVQDPIWWMAHDAYDLHATLGILGAIIFWILALAYLKPSFGKAFSWLGLDNPTEKKLPLYVSFLIGWLQLIAWESGWVAAETGRQPFVIWGPMTTTGGLYTIQAVMLTSEGYNTNPDVLPIGIAIMTALVIAVAGTLYMLKRLFSGKEISQDVASITVSGISSTPQNPQLPSIKSSDSQTSSPRKSEVK, from the coding sequence ATGGATCTATTCATATTTGATAGAGTATTAGCAGCATTTACTATGGGTACACATATGCTTTTTACATACTGGGCAATAAGTCTACCATTCTTCATAGTATTCGCAGAATACTTAGGATACAAGAAAAACGATCCATATTACCTAGCATTAGCAAAAAGATTCTCCACAGTAATGGCTGTACTATTTGCAGTAGGTTCTGCAGCAGGAGCAGCAATAGCTGTAGAATTCATAACAGTATGGTACAAATGGATGTTCTTGGTCAATGAAGTAGATATATTACCTTTTGAAATAGAAGTTATGGCGTTCTTCTCAGAAGTAATATTCCTTTCACTTTACCTATATGGTTGGAATAAAATGAGCAGAAATGCTCACATGGTACTAGGAGCTTTAGTAGGAATGGGTTCTTCAGCTTCAGCTGTATTAATAGTTTTAGTAAATTCATGGATGAATACTCCTAACGGTTTTAATGTGGAAGCATACGTTCAATCTGGAGAATTAACCGGAATAAATCCTTTAGCAGCGTTATGGCCACCTGCAGCAACGGCAGAAGTTCCAATGGTATTAGCAGGAGCATGGTTCGTAGGATTCGGATCTCTAGTAGGATATTTCAGTTTCAGAAAAATATTTAGTAGACACTTAGATACACAATCTAAAGAATATTATAATAGAGGACTAAAATTAGCAAGTTATCTAGCAGCTTTAGATGCAATATTTTTAGGATGGGCAGGAGATAATGCAGGTAAAACATTATATCAGGTTCAACCTTTAAAATTGGCTACATTAGAAGGTGTAATGCAAACAGCTAAAGGAGCTCCAATGACTGTAGGACCAATTTCTATACCTGGTGTTTTATCCTTATTATCAACGTGGCCTCCTAATCCTAACGCTTTAGTATTAGGATATTCAAGCTTCGTTAGCAGTGTTCAAGATCCTATATGGTGGATGGCCCATGATGCTTATGATTTACATGCGACATTAGGTATACTAGGAGCTATTATTTTCTGGATATTAGCATTAGCATATTTGAAACCATCTTTCGGAAAAGCATTTAGCTGGTTAGGTTTAGACAATCCTACTGAAAAGAAACTACCATTATATGTATCATTCCTTATAGGCTGGCTACAATTAATAGCATGGGAATCTGGATGGGTAGCAGCAGAAACTGGAAGACAACCTTTCGTAATATGGGGACCTATGACTACTACTGGAGGATTATACACTATTCAAGCAGTAATGCTAACTAGTGAAGGATATAATACTAATCCTGACGTACTCCCGATAGGAATAGCTATAATGACTGCACTGGTAATAGCTGTGGCAGGAACATTATATATGCTAAAAAGATTATTTAGCGGTAAAGAGATCTCACAAGATGTAGCAAGTATAACAGTTTCTGGAATTTCTTCTACTCCACAAAATCCTCAATTACCTTCAATTAAATCTTCGGACTCACAGACATCTTCTCCTAGGAAGAGTGAAGTTAAATGA
- a CDS encoding antibiotic biosynthesis monooxygenase family protein — protein MINVGLYYRVKPGHEQDFEKSFEGVVTFLKGHVEGFRDAKLYRSVNDPQEYMIYSEWDSIETFKKFMLSRQFSDTTQYGKTILEGIPRHRIFKEVNEE, from the coding sequence ATGATAAATGTAGGCCTATATTATAGGGTAAAACCAGGTCATGAGCAAGATTTTGAAAAATCTTTTGAAGGCGTAGTTACATTTTTGAAAGGGCATGTTGAAGGATTTAGAGATGCAAAATTATATAGGAGTGTAAACGATCCACAAGAATACATGATTTATAGTGAATGGGATTCTATAGAAACGTTTAAAAAATTCATGTTAAGTAGACAATTTTCAGATACAACACAATATGGAAAAACTATATTAGAAGGAATTCCAAGGCATAGAATATTTAAAGAAGTAAACGAAGAATAA
- a CDS encoding APC family permease, which translates to MFFFINYFGVKVLGKISHGVGWWKLLIPSITIILLLVLYFHTSNFSINFVPQARDTAVGYGGFSAVLFAIPNAGILFSYLGFRQPIDYSGEARNPRKSLSFAVVGSLLIGILIYVMLQIVFIGGLNWSALGVYPGDWKALENTALSNGPFYFLFRDSGVLGLVFLVFYVWSIILLLDAVISPSGTGWIYMGTASRTIYAFSTNAYLPQIFMTIGKNKIPIFSLILTIIIGSVFLLPFPAWVTLTSILSSASVFTYMMGGIGMATLRRLAPDLCRPYTVPAGSLIAPLATLSAGLLVYWSGFTTLFYVITAIFVGLPLFFSYYAHRILGVNKKASMILGIIDLITIPIASYYYIVNSNYLTSNNVILFIGYLVILAVIVFGNALVLYSLGDKEGKDEVKSGLWLLGFIFVILGLSYFGGFGPGKVIPFPEDTIVIAVVVLVFHFLAVKSGIKTKALEELEKSNRMEN; encoded by the coding sequence ATGTTTTTCTTTATAAATTATTTTGGAGTAAAAGTTTTAGGAAAAATTAGCCATGGTGTAGGTTGGTGGAAGTTATTAATTCCTAGCATAACTATAATTTTACTTTTAGTTTTATATTTTCATACTTCTAACTTCTCAATAAATTTTGTTCCTCAAGCTAGGGATACTGCTGTTGGATATGGAGGATTTTCTGCTGTTCTTTTTGCTATTCCTAATGCTGGTATTTTATTTTCTTATTTAGGTTTTAGGCAACCTATTGATTATTCCGGAGAAGCTAGAAATCCTAGGAAAAGTTTATCTTTTGCGGTTGTCGGATCTTTACTGATAGGTATACTAATTTATGTTATGCTTCAGATTGTTTTTATTGGTGGTTTAAATTGGAGTGCTTTGGGAGTTTATCCTGGAGATTGGAAGGCTTTGGAAAATACTGCATTATCTAATGGGCCTTTCTATTTCCTTTTTAGAGATTCTGGTGTTTTAGGATTAGTTTTCTTGGTTTTCTATGTTTGGTCTATAATTTTGCTTCTTGATGCTGTTATTTCTCCAAGTGGTACTGGTTGGATTTACATGGGTACTGCATCTAGAACTATTTATGCGTTTTCTACTAATGCATATCTTCCTCAAATCTTTATGACTATAGGAAAGAATAAGATTCCTATATTTTCTCTAATACTAACAATTATTATCGGTTCTGTTTTTCTTTTGCCTTTTCCAGCTTGGGTTACTTTAACTTCAATATTATCGTCTGCTTCAGTTTTTACCTATATGATGGGTGGAATAGGTATGGCTACTTTGAGGAGATTAGCTCCAGATTTATGTAGACCTTACACTGTTCCTGCAGGAAGTTTAATAGCACCTTTAGCTACATTGTCTGCTGGTTTACTAGTGTACTGGTCCGGGTTTACTACTCTATTTTATGTAATAACTGCAATTTTCGTAGGTTTACCTTTATTCTTTAGTTATTATGCTCATAGGATTTTAGGAGTTAATAAAAAAGCAAGCATGATTTTAGGTATTATAGATTTAATTACCATTCCAATAGCTTCTTATTATTATATTGTGAATAGTAATTATCTTACATCAAATAACGTAATATTATTTATAGGGTACTTAGTTATTCTTGCTGTAATAGTTTTTGGGAATGCTTTAGTCTTATATTCCTTAGGAGATAAGGAAGGTAAAGATGAGGTTAAATCTGGATTATGGCTACTTGGATTCATATTTGTTATATTGGGCTTATCATATTTTGGAGGATTTGGTCCAGGTAAAGTTATTCCATTTCCTGAAGATACGATAGTTATTGCTGTTGTAGTTTTAGTTTTCCATTTCTTGGCTGTAAAAAGCGGAATAAAAACTAAAGCTTTAGAGGAATTAGAAAAATCTAATAGAATGGAAAATTAA
- a CDS encoding amino acid permease — protein sequence MARARDFGKESDKQLRKSLSKMELFYIGLGGIIGSGWLFATLYASADAGGASILSWIIGGILILFIALAYAEISSAIPRSGGIGRYPHYTHGGLVGFIMSWAYLISTSISAAAEATASVTYLSSLVSSLAVHGVLTPLGIAIDYVF from the coding sequence ATGGCTAGAGCAAGGGATTTTGGAAAGGAAAGCGATAAACAATTGAGGAAGAGTTTAAGCAAAATGGAATTATTTTATATTGGCTTAGGAGGAATTATAGGCTCTGGTTGGTTATTTGCAACTCTTTACGCTTCTGCTGATGCTGGTGGTGCTTCAATTTTATCTTGGATAATTGGAGGTATTCTTATTTTATTCATAGCTTTAGCTTATGCTGAAATAAGCTCTGCAATACCCAGATCAGGAGGAATTGGTAGATATCCTCATTATACTCATGGTGGACTAGTAGGTTTTATTATGAGCTGGGCATACTTAATTTCTACTTCTATTTCTGCAGCTGCTGAAGCTACAGCTTCAGTTACTTATCTTTCTTCTTTAGTTAGTTCTTTAGCTGTTCATGGTGTTTTAACTCCTTTAGGTATTGCTATAGATTATGTTTTTTAA